A genomic region of uncultured Treponema sp. contains the following coding sequences:
- the dinB gene encoding DNA polymerase IV, whose protein sequence is MEFEKVFLHVDLDAFFASIEQHDHPEYRGKPVIVGGIPGDRRAVVSTASYEARKYGVHSALPLTKAVELCPNAIFLRGNHKHYAEVSHKIMSIFKEFSPSVIQMSIDEAFIDLTGTEKLFGPPLEIAKKIKAKVKEQTGLTVSVGIASTMYVAKIASGYKKPDGITLVKKGDEEKFILSLPIEKIWGIGKKTRERLKNAGIFSPADIHGKSISLLTTVFGNGMGSFLYDAVRGGKEITFGEEAKSHSISVERTFEFDVANEYAIETAFMELSAQLIWRMRTENVKAKTVNIRIRYEDFKTITAQESSEIPVLNADDLLERCLRIFNRKYEKGKGIRLLGVGLSRIEASEKPTQAELFDFGNSKKAKLEKALFEMERKNPSLKVRKARLLSTEAEQNSLFRRGLND, encoded by the coding sequence ATGGAATTTGAAAAAGTTTTTCTTCATGTTGACCTTGATGCTTTTTTCGCTTCGATTGAGCAGCACGACCATCCAGAATACAGAGGAAAACCCGTAATTGTCGGCGGAATCCCAGGAGACAGAAGAGCTGTAGTTTCAACGGCATCTTATGAAGCCAGAAAATACGGCGTGCATTCCGCGCTTCCTTTGACAAAGGCGGTTGAACTTTGCCCAAACGCAATTTTTCTGCGCGGAAACCACAAGCATTATGCGGAAGTTTCGCATAAAATAATGAGCATTTTCAAGGAATTTTCGCCTTCAGTAATTCAAATGTCAATTGACGAAGCTTTTATCGACCTTACAGGAACTGAAAAACTTTTTGGTCCGCCTCTGGAAATCGCAAAAAAAATAAAGGCAAAAGTAAAAGAGCAAACAGGACTTACAGTAAGCGTCGGAATTGCAAGCACAATGTATGTTGCAAAAATCGCGTCTGGATATAAAAAGCCGGACGGAATAACACTTGTCAAAAAAGGCGATGAGGAAAAATTCATTCTTTCACTTCCTATAGAAAAAATCTGGGGCATAGGAAAAAAAACTCGGGAACGGCTAAAAAATGCGGGAATATTTTCACCTGCGGATATTCATGGCAAGTCAATTTCGTTGCTTACAACAGTTTTCGGAAACGGAATGGGCAGTTTTTTGTATGATGCAGTCCGCGGCGGAAAAGAAATCACATTCGGCGAAGAAGCAAAAAGCCATTCAATAAGCGTAGAGCGCACTTTTGAATTTGATGTGGCAAACGAATATGCAATCGAAACCGCATTCATGGAACTTTCCGCACAATTAATCTGGAGAATGCGCACAGAAAATGTCAAGGCAAAAACCGTAAATATCCGAATCAGATACGAAGACTTTAAAACTATAACCGCGCAAGAATCTTCAGAAATTCCGGTTTTAAATGCAGACGATTTGCTTGAACGCTGCCTAAGAATTTTCAACAGAAAATATGAAAAAGGAAAAGGAATCAGGCTTTTGGGCGTTGGACTTTCCAGAATAGAAGCCAGCGAAAAACCAACGCAAGCAGAACTTTTTGACTTTGGAAATTCAAAAAAAGCAAAATTGGAAAAAGCCCTTTTTGAAATGGAAAGAAAAAATCCTTCCCTCAAAGTCAGAAAAGCGCGCCTTTTATCTACTGAAGCGGAGCAAAATAGCCTGTTTCGTCGCGGCCTGAACGATTAA
- the trmB gene encoding tRNA (guanosine(46)-N7)-methyltransferase TrmB — MPSNDADGNIPTDNLEDHSIFRRPVRTYVIRAGRMTENEKRSYEELHHVWCIPFEHRTLNFTDIFNNTNPVTMEIGFGMGHATAQIAQDNPNMNYIGSEVHVPGVGRLLGEIKKRQLKNLYLIEYDALEILETMIPDNSLAGFHIFFPDPWPKKKHHKRRLLQRPRTDLLVSKLSPGGYIYFATDWEEYALSALEELSCTEGIHNKYEKFAPHQEWRPRTKFEQKGLDAGREIFELVFVKDEE, encoded by the coding sequence ATGCCTAGTAACGACGCCGATGGGAATATTCCCACTGACAATTTAGAAGACCACAGTATTTTTAGACGCCCGGTGCGCACTTATGTGATTCGCGCTGGACGCATGACCGAAAATGAGAAGCGCAGCTATGAAGAGCTTCATCATGTTTGGTGCATTCCTTTTGAGCATAGAACGCTTAATTTTACAGATATTTTTAACAACACAAATCCTGTTACAATGGAAATCGGATTTGGAATGGGACACGCTACTGCTCAGATTGCGCAGGACAATCCGAACATGAATTATATAGGAAGCGAAGTGCATGTTCCTGGAGTTGGACGTCTTCTTGGTGAAATAAAAAAACGGCAGCTTAAAAATCTTTATTTGATTGAATATGACGCGCTTGAAATCCTTGAAACTATGATTCCAGACAATTCGCTTGCGGGATTTCATATTTTCTTTCCAGACCCTTGGCCAAAGAAAAAACACCATAAGCGCCGTTTGCTTCAGCGTCCGCGCACTGATTTGCTTGTTTCAAAATTATCTCCCGGCGGATATATTTATTTTGCAACTGACTGGGAAGAATATGCTTTAAGCGCGCTTGAAGAACTTTCCTGCACAGAAGGCATTCATAATAAATACGAAAAATTTGCGCCTCATCAGGAATGGCGGCCAAGAACAAAATTTGAGCAGAAAGGACTTGATGCCGGACGTGAAATTTTCGAGCTTGTTTTTGTAAAAGATGAGGAATAG
- the ligA gene encoding NAD-dependent DNA ligase LigA: MELFDVEECKKANDEALKKSSVKRISELEKLIEKYQASYYNGEAEISDAEFDKLWDELKSLDSANPILHKVGADSGNFQKAPHVMPMGSQEKAATPEEFLDWAKKHDYSEYLVEYKLDGASLELQYSDGVFLRAVTRGDGTVGDVITANAKKMQGVVQTLKEKFTGGIRGEVIMTHQVHEKFFSDKANCRNAANGLMKRKDGEGSENLTLITYDVWASEGNQPFTDEEGKLDFLQRNGFNVVPLEICKNAQEVIDYRSSIMELRKNLDYDIDGLVVKERAVNHEDALRDRPDRQIAFKFSLEEAVSIVRNIEWNETGATYTPVAVFDPVDLNGTTVKRASLVNPNLIRALNVKIGSHVVVVKRGEIIPKIVSVLPEQENLPPVKIPEKCACCGTALIDEGTRLFCPNKNCEKRILHQLLKWINVIDIRDLGETLITSLFETKKVRSISDLYSLTASDLVPYFLNSESMEKEKKSLGAEKVFASIQSRRKISLAKFIAGFDIEGIGETVVETLIAGGFNTLQKIFDAKEEEIAGVYRFAETLAHTLVEGIKENKEEMQSLVSSGTLSVVEGAAQGKLAGKSFCFTGELVSMKRQDAQNLVKQNGGAVKSSVVKGLSFLVTNDTSSGSSKNKKAMELGIPVIDEKEFLALIED; encoded by the coding sequence ATGGAGCTTTTTGATGTTGAGGAATGCAAAAAGGCAAACGACGAAGCTTTAAAAAAATCCTCTGTAAAAAGAATTTCTGAGCTTGAAAAGCTTATAGAAAAATATCAGGCTTCGTATTATAACGGCGAGGCTGAAATTTCTGATGCGGAATTTGACAAGCTTTGGGACGAGTTAAAATCGCTGGACAGCGCAAATCCTATTCTCCACAAAGTTGGCGCGGATTCCGGGAATTTTCAAAAAGCTCCTCACGTAATGCCGATGGGCAGCCAGGAAAAAGCCGCGACTCCAGAGGAATTTCTTGACTGGGCGAAAAAACATGACTATTCAGAATATCTTGTTGAATACAAGCTTGACGGCGCGTCCCTTGAGCTTCAGTATTCCGACGGAGTTTTTCTGCGTGCCGTTACAAGAGGCGACGGAACTGTAGGGGACGTGATTACAGCGAATGCAAAAAAAATGCAGGGTGTTGTTCAGACGTTAAAGGAAAAGTTTACAGGTGGAATCCGCGGCGAAGTCATAATGACTCATCAGGTTCACGAAAAATTTTTTTCTGATAAAGCGAACTGCCGAAATGCCGCAAACGGACTTATGAAGCGCAAAGACGGCGAGGGCAGCGAAAATCTTACATTGATAACTTACGATGTCTGGGCTTCGGAAGGAAACCAGCCGTTCACTGATGAAGAAGGAAAACTTGATTTTTTGCAAAGAAACGGATTTAATGTTGTTCCCCTTGAAATTTGCAAAAATGCGCAGGAAGTTATAGATTACCGTTCTTCTATAATGGAACTTAGAAAAAATCTTGACTATGACATTGACGGACTTGTTGTAAAAGAGCGGGCAGTGAATCACGAAGATGCTTTGCGCGACAGGCCTGACCGTCAGATTGCTTTTAAATTCAGCCTTGAAGAAGCTGTTTCCATTGTAAGAAATATTGAATGGAATGAAACCGGCGCAACTTATACTCCAGTCGCGGTTTTTGATCCTGTTGACTTGAACGGAACGACTGTAAAAAGAGCGAGCCTTGTAAATCCGAACCTTATACGCGCGTTGAATGTAAAAATCGGAAGCCACGTTGTTGTTGTAAAGCGCGGCGAAATAATTCCAAAAATAGTTAGCGTGCTTCCGGAGCAAGAAAATCTTCCGCCTGTAAAGATTCCTGAGAAATGCGCTTGCTGCGGAACTGCTCTTATTGACGAAGGAACGAGGCTTTTTTGTCCAAATAAAAACTGTGAAAAGCGGATTCTCCACCAGCTTTTAAAATGGATAAATGTGATTGACATCCGCGACTTGGGCGAGACTTTAATCACTAGCCTTTTTGAAACAAAAAAAGTCCGCTCAATTTCAGATTTGTATTCTTTGACTGCCAGTGATTTAGTTCCATATTTTTTGAATTCGGAAAGCATGGAAAAAGAAAAAAAGTCTCTTGGCGCAGAAAAAGTTTTTGCTTCGATTCAGTCAAGAAGAAAAATTTCACTTGCAAAATTTATTGCCGGCTTTGACATTGAAGGAATAGGCGAAACTGTTGTTGAAACTTTGATTGCAGGCGGATTCAATACTTTGCAGAAAATTTTCGATGCTAAAGAAGAAGAGATTGCAGGTGTCTACCGTTTCGCAGAAACTTTGGCGCATACTCTTGTTGAAGGGATTAAAGAAAACAAGGAAGAAATGCAAAGCCTTGTTTCAAGTGGAACACTTTCTGTTGTTGAAGGAGCTGCGCAGGGAAAACTTGCAGGCAAGTCGTTTTGCTTTACAGGCGAGCTTGTTTCCATGAAGAGACAAGATGCACAGAATCTTGTAAAACAAAATGGCGGAGCTGTGAAGTCTTCTGTTGTAAAAGGCTTGAGTTTTCTTGTTACAAACGATACTTCTTCCGGCTCTTCAAAAAACAAAAAAGCAATGGAGCTTGGAATTCCTGTCATAGATGAAAAAGAATTCCTTGCTCTGATTGAAGATTAG
- a CDS encoding galactokinase family protein, which produces MEKVREAHRKIYGVEPEVVAVAPGRFHLAGEHTWFFKDKTLSMAVNLPVYVSASLREDTSFKFYFVQLEDEKHTNLSSLKLKKEDKWANSIKSILYGFSSGGFELKGIDFTIYSEILPSAGFGITTAVKVAACWAIRELCGLKCSQDQILQVIERANKNFLGTANHSADSFAAIFSKENNLVLTDYAKKSCELVPFNFKEKTVLLTDALVPRIVTWNEDSLMQPENVLLLGELKERKANVLGGWQYEEDKAEVNEVLSVVSEDTKRRLLCVMNEHKCVLDCVNAIQKDDFASFARSVNRSHQNMRDYDISCPEIDWILKRVHELDENPDDLRNPVNCGRITGKGFGRGIYTILRNSDVEKYKEKLEEYEKIFGFSPKCYSVKPANGVHLI; this is translated from the coding sequence ATGGAAAAAGTCAGAGAAGCGCACCGCAAAATATATGGAGTGGAGCCGGAAGTTGTAGCGGTTGCTCCGGGCAGATTCCATTTGGCTGGAGAACATACTTGGTTCTTCAAAGATAAAACTTTGTCCATGGCGGTCAATCTTCCAGTTTATGTCTCTGCATCTTTAAGGGAAGACACTTCATTTAAATTTTATTTTGTTCAGCTTGAAGACGAAAAGCACACAAATCTTTCTTCGCTGAAATTAAAAAAAGAAGACAAATGGGCGAATTCGATAAAATCTATTTTGTACGGATTTTCTAGCGGCGGATTTGAATTAAAGGGAATTGACTTTACTATTTATTCTGAAATTCTTCCTTCCGCCGGATTTGGAATAACAACCGCTGTAAAGGTTGCCGCTTGCTGGGCTATACGAGAGCTTTGCGGATTAAAGTGCAGTCAGGATCAGATTCTTCAGGTTATAGAGCGGGCGAATAAAAATTTCCTTGGAACGGCAAATCATTCTGCGGACAGTTTTGCTGCGATTTTTTCAAAGGAAAATAATTTGGTTTTGACCGATTATGCGAAAAAATCCTGCGAGCTAGTTCCTTTCAATTTTAAAGAAAAAACAGTTTTGCTGACTGACGCTCTTGTTCCTAGAATTGTAACTTGGAATGAAGACAGCCTTATGCAGCCGGAAAATGTTTTGCTTTTGGGCGAGCTAAAGGAACGAAAGGCGAATGTTTTGGGCGGCTGGCAGTACGAGGAAGACAAGGCTGAAGTCAACGAAGTTTTGAGTGTTGTTTCAGAAGATACAAAACGCCGGCTTTTATGCGTTATGAATGAACATAAATGCGTTCTTGACTGCGTTAATGCAATTCAAAAGGACGATTTTGCTTCTTTTGCGCGCTCTGTCAACCGAAGCCATCAGAATATGCGCGATTACGATATTTCCTGCCCTGAAATCGACTGGATTTTAAAAAGAGTCCATGAGCTTGACGAAAATCCCGACGACTTAAGAAATCCTGTAAACTGCGGCCGAATAACAGGAAAAGGCTTTGGACGCGGAATCTACACAATCTTAAGAAACAGCGATGTTGAAAAATACAAGGAAAAACTGGAGGAATACGAAAAAATATTCGGCTTTTCCCCAAAATGCTATTCTGTAAAACCCGCAAATGGAGTCCACCTTATATGA
- the surE gene encoding 5'/3'-nucleotidase SurE, which translates to MNILLTNDDGINAEGIRVLTAALSKKHNVFIVAPKFNKSGASSQMNVAVPLELKKVDKENCCLSYYLEGSPVDCVLSALKGEYISEKIDVILSGINDGPNIGTDIVYSGTCGAARQACIAGIPGIALSIDSGSKDESDQSGSLYFENLADFACKNIDKLISLCGNLTILDSMHKYYRNFVNVNAPAMKSYKGAKLTVPCIRRYWETLEVSECENGCMTSKCGGDACVHSYGDDSSDFKACEEGFVSVSVIETEPSYADISSIECDFNL; encoded by the coding sequence ATGAATATTTTGCTTACTAATGATGACGGAATCAACGCTGAAGGAATTCGGGTTCTTACTGCGGCTCTTTCAAAAAAGCACAATGTTTTTATAGTCGCTCCAAAATTCAATAAATCCGGAGCTTCAAGCCAGATGAATGTTGCTGTTCCTTTGGAGCTAAAAAAGGTGGACAAAGAAAACTGCTGCCTTTCTTATTATTTGGAAGGCTCTCCTGTGGACTGCGTGCTTTCTGCGTTAAAAGGAGAATATATTTCAGAAAAAATCGATGTAATTCTTTCTGGCATAAATGACGGACCGAATATTGGAACTGATATTGTTTATTCTGGAACTTGCGGCGCGGCGCGTCAGGCTTGCATTGCAGGAATTCCAGGAATTGCTCTTAGCATTGATTCTGGCTCAAAAGATGAATCTGACCAAAGCGGCTCTTTGTACTTTGAAAATCTTGCTGACTTTGCCTGTAAAAATATTGATAAGCTTATTTCTCTTTGCGGAAATCTTACAATTTTAGATTCTATGCATAAATATTATAGAAATTTTGTCAACGTGAATGCGCCTGCAATGAAAAGCTACAAGGGCGCAAAGCTTACAGTTCCTTGCATAAGACGTTACTGGGAAACTTTGGAGGTTTCTGAATGTGAAAATGGATGCATGACTTCTAAATGTGGAGGAGATGCCTGTGTCCATTCTTACGGTGATGATTCATCTGATTTTAAAGCCTGCGAGGAAGGTTTTGTTTCAGTCAGCGTTATTGAAACAGAGCCTAGCTATGCTGATATATCTTCTATAGAATGTGATTTTAATTTGTAA
- a CDS encoding tetratricopeptide repeat protein: MAEENYMKEGISLYTKGNYPAALTYFLSLPDDCGADSVELAYYLGLCYSKLKRYDDALLYLEQVVTASYDKDNNSNQDRVLQCRYLLAVIYCLSGRKKLADFELNKLLDTGYKPASVYASLAYVAWEQGKVDLSLDYYEKALEDDSENPTALNGMGYVLACEGEDLTKALSCCKKALDILPESAACLDSLGWVYYKMGLYSESKKFLKRAMKADGSNPIIVEHLQEVQKAEE; this comes from the coding sequence ATGGCAGAAGAAAACTATATGAAAGAAGGAATCTCTTTATATACAAAAGGAAATTATCCTGCTGCTTTGACATATTTTCTTTCACTTCCTGATGATTGCGGTGCGGATTCCGTGGAGCTTGCTTATTATTTGGGGCTTTGCTATTCAAAGTTGAAGCGTTACGATGATGCTTTACTTTACCTTGAGCAGGTTGTTACAGCTTCTTATGATAAGGACAATAATTCGAATCAGGACAGAGTTTTGCAGTGCCGCTATCTTTTGGCAGTTATTTATTGTCTTAGCGGAAGAAAAAAACTTGCTGATTTTGAATTGAATAAACTTTTGGACACTGGATATAAGCCTGCTTCTGTTTATGCTTCCCTTGCTTACGTTGCCTGGGAACAGGGAAAAGTTGATTTGAGCCTTGACTATTATGAAAAAGCTCTTGAAGACGACAGTGAAAATCCAACTGCGTTAAACGGAATGGGCTATGTTCTTGCTTGCGAAGGTGAAGATTTGACAAAAGCATTAAGTTGCTGCAAAAAAGCACTGGATATTTTGCCGGAAAGCGCAGCGTGTCTTGATAGCCTTGGCTGGGTTTATTATAAAATGGGACTTTATTCAGAATCAAAGAAATTTTTAAAGCGCGCTATGAAAGCCGACGGTTCAAATCCTATAATAGTGGAGCACCTTCAGGAAGTTCAGAAGGCGGAAGAATAA
- the lnt gene encoding apolipoprotein N-acyltransferase → MNQLFLQVFCAIFSGATESISISNEILPFGSPLTALFCLSPLYIAVYKSKSYKQTFWLFFIQTLTVHLLSSYWLANFHGFAAFTLGASALGTAFQSGFCGIIMYVFPSKISKTKKLQEQAGLCPYQIFKRILWFCACWVLYEYIKSTGALGYPWGTLFMAAYSWKIFTQIADITGVWGITFLYALFSSLVAEIIMKCENFLDKEQAKNANKQLVQAAKFTAAVFVICGIYGIIQIAIPRWPEKLLNAVIVQQNIDPWEGGDKKSIEISKKLTKKGIRQLSEQGKETDLVIWSEGVLSKNFPKAANYYSHFPEDESLKEFIASTQTPFLIGGGVSLDRKKRKRTNSAILFDKNGIFSGFYSKIQLVPFAERIPYAENPVMNFFMRNVVGFYSSLVPGFQYAIFKIPLKENQEFETPLDFNREKSAEIRLDENGNSIQKERIKFSENNQENPLSFLKFSTPICFEDSFPSVCTNLFKLGSEIFINITNDSWSKTNSAEMQHFIASSYLAIEYRTTLLRCANSGYSVAVNPAGKILFDLPLFTEDSMGISVPIYKRQITIFSVMGDWFAYILIFAVFLYIIFSAVKDNFFISKKKIRKLLKKAIRKLK, encoded by the coding sequence ATGAATCAGCTGTTTTTACAAGTTTTTTGTGCAATCTTTTCTGGAGCAACTGAATCTATTTCAATTTCAAATGAAATTCTTCCGTTTGGTTCTCCGCTGACCGCGCTTTTTTGCCTTTCGCCCTTGTACATTGCAGTCTACAAATCAAAATCATACAAACAGACTTTCTGGCTTTTTTTTATACAGACGCTTACAGTTCACTTGCTTTCAAGCTACTGGCTGGCGAATTTTCACGGCTTTGCGGCTTTTACACTCGGAGCCAGCGCATTGGGAACTGCGTTTCAAAGCGGATTCTGCGGAATTATAATGTACGTTTTTCCAAGCAAAATTTCAAAAACAAAAAAACTTCAGGAACAAGCCGGACTTTGCCCATATCAAATTTTCAAAAGAATTTTATGGTTTTGCGCCTGCTGGGTTTTGTATGAATACATAAAATCAACTGGCGCGCTCGGCTATCCCTGGGGAACGCTTTTTATGGCCGCCTACAGCTGGAAAATCTTTACACAAATTGCCGACATAACCGGCGTCTGGGGAATAACATTTTTATACGCTCTTTTTTCTTCACTCGTCGCTGAAATAATAATGAAATGCGAAAATTTCTTAGACAAAGAACAAGCTAAAAATGCAAACAAACAGCTTGTGCAAGCCGCAAAATTTACAGCAGCAGTTTTTGTCATCTGCGGAATTTACGGAATAATTCAAATTGCAATTCCACGCTGGCCTGAAAAACTTTTAAACGCAGTAATCGTGCAGCAAAACATAGATCCCTGGGAAGGCGGAGACAAAAAGTCAATTGAAATTTCAAAAAAACTTACAAAAAAAGGAATCAGGCAGCTTTCGGAGCAAGGAAAAGAAACAGATCTTGTAATTTGGAGCGAAGGAGTTCTTTCAAAAAATTTCCCAAAAGCGGCAAATTATTATTCGCATTTTCCGGAAGATGAAAGCCTAAAGGAATTTATAGCCAGCACGCAGACTCCATTTTTAATCGGCGGCGGAGTTTCCTTGGACCGAAAAAAGCGAAAAAGAACAAACAGCGCAATTCTTTTTGACAAAAACGGAATTTTTTCAGGATTCTACAGCAAAATTCAGCTTGTTCCTTTTGCAGAGCGGATTCCTTATGCGGAAAATCCAGTAATGAATTTTTTTATGCGAAATGTTGTCGGTTTTTATTCAAGTTTGGTGCCGGGATTTCAGTATGCGATTTTTAAAATTCCGCTAAAGGAAAATCAGGAATTTGAAACGCCGCTCGACTTCAACAGAGAAAAATCCGCGGAAATAAGACTTGATGAAAACGGAAATTCAATTCAAAAGGAAAGAATAAAATTTTCAGAAAACAATCAGGAAAATCCGCTTTCATTCTTGAAGTTTTCCACGCCGATTTGCTTTGAAGATTCATTTCCTTCAGTTTGCACAAATCTTTTCAAGCTCGGAAGCGAAATTTTCATAAACATCACAAACGATTCTTGGAGCAAAACAAATTCCGCTGAAATGCAGCACTTTATCGCTTCAAGCTATCTTGCAATCGAATACAGGACAACACTTTTGCGCTGCGCAAATTCAGGATATTCTGTGGCGGTCAATCCTGCAGGAAAAATTTTATTTGATTTGCCTTTGTTCACAGAAGATTCCATGGGAATTTCTGTTCCGATTTACAAACGACAGATTACAATTTTTTCAGTTATGGGCGACTGGTTCGCATACATTTTGATTTTCGCAGTATTTTTATACATAATTTTTTCCGCAGTAAAAGACAACTTTTTCATAAGCAAAAAGAAAATAAGAAAACTTCTGAAAAAAGCCATAAGGAAATTAAAATGA